One Leptolyngbya iicbica LK genomic window carries:
- a CDS encoding transglycosylase domain-containing protein gives MYPSASPGADTEQEPRPPYRRPLHYRPLFWLVLVAGAISATGVSRAHRIWQTTEADLPAVTDLETFERQGTITITSADGVILQKIGPATRQKIEYDDIPDTLIAAFIASEDRRFYEHSGIDYQGIARATLANVRQRDVVEGASTITQQLARIAFLDQERSLQRKAREALLALKIEDEFTKADIIESYLNLVYLGAGAYGVADAAWVYFGKPVDELTLSEAALIAGMAPAPSAYSPLVDPQAAEIQRNIVIRRMLENEKITQAEADAALAEEVATTPNEPKFLYSEFPYFTIFVQKQLSEILPPEVVEAGGLTVETTLNTDWQKKAQETINETVETVGSRQRFSQASLVAVDPRNGEIKAVVGGTDFNDSQFNRATQALRQPGSTFKTFVYTTAIAAGFDPNKTYADAKFVVDGYEPKNYNGKYSGTVSMRQALTSSVNIVAVKVLIDVGFDPVINMAQRMGIESELRPTYSLALGASEVTLLELTSAYGTLARQGQHHPVHSIRRVRDSSGKVIYEIDNTPTQAVDETTAAIMTWMLRGVVEGGTGGRAYIGRPVAGKTGTSENDRDLWFIGYIPQLAVGVWLGNDDNSRTWGVSSSAAAAWGDFVSKLLDDIPEEDFPPLPQLAGRKGSIEAEPIKPGRVRAATASDDDEDAAENAAAESADSDAGDASADSAADPAPSGAGSLSDIGGGAPSEPAPTPAPTPEPEAPAPTPVPEPAPAPAPAPIPEPAAPEPAPIPEPAPAPAPAPPPPEPAPVPQPAPPSNDG, from the coding sequence GTGTATCCATCGGCCTCCCCTGGGGCGGACACTGAGCAGGAGCCCCGCCCGCCCTATCGCCGTCCCCTCCACTATCGTCCCCTGTTTTGGCTGGTGTTAGTCGCAGGGGCCATCAGTGCCACGGGGGTGAGTCGCGCCCATCGCATTTGGCAGACAACGGAAGCCGATTTGCCCGCTGTGACCGACTTAGAAACGTTTGAACGTCAAGGCACCATTACGATCACCTCGGCAGATGGCGTCATTTTGCAGAAAATCGGTCCCGCCACCCGTCAAAAGATCGAGTACGACGACATTCCCGATACGCTAATTGCCGCTTTCATTGCGTCGGAAGATCGGCGCTTTTACGAGCACAGTGGGATTGACTATCAGGGCATTGCGCGGGCAACTTTGGCCAATGTGCGCCAACGCGATGTCGTCGAGGGGGCTAGTACCATTACGCAACAATTGGCCCGGATCGCCTTTCTCGATCAAGAGCGGAGCTTGCAGCGTAAAGCCCGAGAAGCCTTGCTGGCCCTCAAGATCGAAGACGAATTTACCAAAGCTGACATTATTGAGAGCTATCTCAACCTGGTTTATCTGGGGGCCGGAGCCTATGGCGTGGCGGATGCCGCCTGGGTCTATTTCGGCAAGCCCGTAGATGAGCTGACGCTGTCGGAGGCGGCTTTAATTGCGGGCATGGCCCCGGCGCCAAGCGCCTATTCCCCTCTGGTTGATCCGCAAGCGGCAGAAATCCAACGCAACATTGTGATTCGCCGCATGTTGGAAAACGAAAAAATCACTCAGGCAGAAGCTGACGCCGCCTTAGCGGAAGAAGTAGCCACCACCCCCAATGAGCCCAAGTTTCTCTACAGCGAGTTTCCCTACTTCACGATTTTTGTCCAAAAGCAATTGAGTGAGATCTTGCCACCCGAAGTGGTCGAAGCCGGGGGGCTAACGGTTGAAACCACTCTGAACACGGACTGGCAAAAGAAGGCTCAGGAAACCATTAATGAAACTGTAGAGACGGTGGGAAGCCGCCAGCGGTTCAGCCAAGCCTCTTTAGTCGCGGTTGATCCCCGCAATGGCGAAATTAAGGCGGTCGTGGGGGGGACAGACTTTAACGACAGCCAATTTAACCGGGCAACCCAGGCGCTCCGACAACCAGGTTCTACCTTCAAGACGTTTGTCTATACAACCGCGATCGCTGCCGGATTTGACCCCAACAAAACCTATGCTGACGCCAAGTTCGTAGTCGACGGCTATGAACCCAAAAACTACAACGGCAAATACAGCGGCACGGTCTCTATGCGCCAGGCGCTGACCTCTTCCGTCAATATTGTGGCAGTCAAAGTCTTAATTGATGTGGGCTTTGATCCGGTCATCAATATGGCCCAGCGCATGGGCATCGAATCCGAACTGCGCCCGACCTATTCCCTCGCCCTTGGCGCGTCTGAAGTCACCCTGTTAGAACTGACCAGCGCCTATGGCACGCTAGCCCGTCAGGGCCAGCATCACCCAGTACACAGCATTCGTCGAGTCCGCGATAGCTCAGGCAAAGTCATCTACGAGATTGATAACACCCCGACCCAAGCCGTTGACGAAACCACCGCCGCGATTATGACCTGGATGTTGCGAGGTGTGGTGGAAGGTGGCACCGGGGGACGAGCTTACATTGGTCGTCCCGTCGCGGGCAAAACGGGCACTTCGGAAAACGATCGCGATTTGTGGTTTATCGGCTACATTCCCCAATTGGCGGTGGGAGTGTGGCTGGGCAATGATGACAATAGCCGCACTTGGGGTGTGAGCAGCTCGGCAGCGGCCGCCTGGGGCGATTTTGTCTCTAAGCTGTTGGATGATATCCCCGAAGAGGACTTTCCTCCCTTGCCCCAGCTCGCAGGCCGTAAGGGCAGTATCGAAGCCGAACCGATTAAACCCGGTCGCGTGAGAGCAGCCACCGCCTCAGATGATGACGAGGATGCGGCTGAGAATGCCGCCGCTGAGAGTGCCGATTCGGACGCCGGGGATGCTAGCGCCGACAGCGCGGCCGATCCTGCTCCGAGTGGCGCGGGGTCGCTGAGCGATATTGGTGGGGGGGCACCAAGCGAACCGGCGCCCACGCCCGCACCAACGCCTGAGCCTGAAGCCCCTGCACCTACCCCGGTTCCCGAACCCGCGCCCGCGCCCGCGCCGGCTCCGATTCCCGAACCCGCAGCCCCCGAACCCGCCCCCATCCCCGAACCGGCACCCGCTCCGGCCCCTGCACCGCCACCGCCAGAGCCCGCGCCCGTCCCCCAACCCGCACCTCCTTCTAACGACGGCTAA
- the petP gene encoding cytochrome b6f subunit PetP, whose amino-acid sequence MALEIGQQVKVLRLRDRVSPDVAERLGKTGVIRQFRMVDGSGVGVVVEFDGNYSTWFFEDELSPVQ is encoded by the coding sequence ATGGCCTTAGAAATTGGACAACAGGTGAAAGTTCTACGGTTGCGCGATCGCGTCTCTCCAGACGTCGCTGAGCGACTCGGCAAAACCGGCGTCATTCGCCAATTTAGAATGGTTGATGGCAGCGGCGTTGGAGTTGTGGTTGAGTTTGACGGCAACTACTCCACCTGGTTTTTTGAGGACGAATTGTCCCCAGTTCAATAA
- a CDS encoding Get3/ArsA fold putative tail anchor-mediating ATPase NosAFP: MPQILTFLGQSRSSCAIASVAFARQLAEQGARVLWLTQDSGPLPAVLWGQPLSTEAQALGANLWTLQLQSAQLLEKSWDVVKGIEAQYLRNPLLKQVFGQELVLLPGMEDALTLDAIRVLYDSQEYDYLIVDGISAKASLRMWGLPEQMDWYIRRFQKVLAESELARALSPFIQPVAGAVLNISGSQESINQPVQQARDFLAAGRQVVQSASHHLSFLVTTAEPGDADMARYLWGSAQQIGMTVGGAIAYQAQLDDQTFAPLPVHDFPPLADGNWQPLMAAVPSLDAAVQNAPSPVVINEAEKQVKLFLPGFSKADIDLTQYGPEVTVTAGDQRRNLFLPASLKNRSVQGAKFQEDYLILSF; encoded by the coding sequence GTGCCTCAAATTTTGACTTTTCTTGGGCAATCGCGAAGTAGCTGTGCGATTGCTTCGGTAGCCTTTGCACGACAGTTAGCCGAGCAAGGTGCCCGAGTGCTTTGGCTGACCCAAGACAGCGGGCCATTGCCAGCAGTGTTGTGGGGCCAACCTTTATCCACCGAGGCCCAAGCCTTGGGAGCCAATCTGTGGACCTTACAACTCCAGTCGGCACAGCTATTAGAAAAAAGCTGGGATGTAGTCAAAGGCATCGAGGCGCAGTATCTGCGCAATCCCTTACTGAAGCAGGTCTTTGGTCAGGAGCTGGTACTGCTGCCGGGGATGGAAGATGCGCTCACGTTAGATGCTATTCGCGTGCTGTATGACAGCCAAGAATACGACTATTTGATTGTGGATGGTATCTCGGCCAAGGCATCTCTGCGTATGTGGGGCTTGCCAGAGCAAATGGACTGGTACATTCGGCGCTTTCAAAAAGTACTGGCCGAGTCGGAGTTGGCCCGGGCGCTGTCGCCGTTTATCCAGCCCGTTGCAGGAGCCGTCCTGAATATTAGCGGGAGCCAAGAGTCCATCAACCAGCCCGTACAGCAGGCACGAGATTTTCTAGCCGCCGGGCGACAAGTGGTGCAGTCGGCATCACATCATTTGAGCTTTTTGGTGACCACGGCGGAGCCGGGCGATGCCGACATGGCGCGCTATCTCTGGGGGAGTGCGCAGCAAATCGGCATGACCGTAGGGGGCGCGATCGCTTACCAAGCCCAACTGGACGATCAAACTTTTGCCCCGTTGCCCGTCCATGACTTTCCTCCGTTGGCTGACGGCAACTGGCAACCATTGATGGCCGCCGTCCCGAGTTTGGATGCGGCCGTGCAAAATGCTCCTTCGCCAGTCGTGATTAACGAGGCAGAAAAGCAGGTCAAGCTCTTTTTGCCCGGCTTTAGCAAGGCCGATATTGACCTGACACAATACGGCCCCGAGGTGACGGTCACAGCAGGCGACCAACGACGCAACCTGTTTTTGCCAGCCAGCCTCAAAAACCGTTCAGTGCAGGGAGCCAAATTTCAGGAAGACTATCTCATTCTGTCGTTTTAG
- a CDS encoding PD-(D/E)XK nuclease family protein — MLRLSQGQLSLLEYCPRRYQHTILESLSVPSSPELLAAQQWGDRFHLLMQQREMGLPIDPVLQADTELQTCLTQLQAQAPELFDTTGEVFRQSEHERSLIFQNFWLTGVYDLLRLWGDRAEIVDWKTYLQPKSLVHLQRDWQTRLYLYVLAETTDYPPSAISMTYWFVRTVDAQSGKLTPQQVRIPYSAPQHQQTRLDLERLTQRLTDLLAVGIPFPQITDELEKCDRCPFTIRCQRAHTNDLVTELTAFEEIPEVVI; from the coding sequence GTGCTGCGATTGTCGCAAGGTCAACTGAGTCTGCTGGAATATTGTCCCCGGCGCTATCAGCACACGATTTTGGAGTCGCTGTCAGTGCCGTCGTCCCCGGAGTTGCTGGCGGCGCAACAGTGGGGCGATCGCTTTCACCTGTTGATGCAACAGCGCGAGATGGGGTTGCCCATTGACCCGGTGCTGCAAGCCGATACCGAACTGCAAACCTGTCTGACCCAACTGCAAGCTCAAGCTCCAGAGCTCTTTGACACGACAGGAGAAGTGTTTCGTCAGAGTGAGCATGAGCGATCGCTGATCTTCCAAAATTTTTGGCTGACGGGGGTGTATGACCTGCTGCGGCTGTGGGGCGATCGAGCCGAAATTGTGGATTGGAAGACTTACTTACAGCCCAAAAGCTTGGTTCATTTGCAAAGAGATTGGCAAACCCGTCTCTATTTGTATGTGCTGGCCGAAACCACCGACTATCCGCCGTCAGCTATTTCGATGACCTACTGGTTTGTGCGCACGGTCGATGCTCAGTCTGGGAAACTCACCCCGCAGCAGGTGCGCATCCCCTATTCTGCGCCACAGCATCAGCAAACTCGCCTAGATTTAGAACGGCTGACGCAACGGCTCACTGATTTGTTGGCCGTCGGTATTCCCTTTCCACAGATTACTGACGAACTGGAAAAATGCGATCGCTGTCCGTTTACGATTCGCTGTCAGCGCGCCCACACGAACGATCTCGTGACTGAGCTGACAGCATTTGAAGAGATTCCCGAAGTGGTCATCTAA
- the chlG gene encoding chlorophyll synthase ChlG — MVDPVSEAPQDAVEAAKGSKTRQLLGMKGAEAGETSIWKIRLQLMKPITWIPLIWGVVCGAASSGQYVWNLECVLIAAACMLMSGPLLTGYTQTINDFYDREIDAINEPYRPIPSGAISVPQVVVQILVLLGAGVGVAYALDQWAGHEFPTITALAIGGSFLSYIYSAPPLKLKQNGWLGNYALGASYIALPWWAGHALFGELNLTIVLLTLFYSLAGLGIAIVNDFKSVEGDRQLGLKSLPVMFGVGTAAWICVLMIDLFQGGVAAYLMSIHQNLYAVILVLLIIPQITFQDMYFLRNPLENDVKYQASAQPFLVLGMLVTGLALGHSALV, encoded by the coding sequence ATGGTTGACCCCGTATCGGAAGCACCACAGGATGCAGTAGAGGCGGCGAAAGGGAGCAAAACACGCCAGCTCTTGGGCATGAAAGGGGCTGAAGCGGGTGAAACTTCCATCTGGAAAATTCGCCTCCAGCTGATGAAGCCGATCACCTGGATTCCACTCATCTGGGGAGTCGTCTGTGGTGCGGCCTCGTCTGGCCAGTACGTCTGGAATTTGGAATGTGTCTTAATTGCGGCAGCCTGTATGTTGATGTCTGGCCCGCTGCTGACCGGCTATACCCAGACCATTAACGACTTTTACGATCGCGAAATCGACGCCATTAACGAGCCCTATCGGCCCATCCCCTCCGGCGCTATTTCCGTTCCTCAAGTGGTGGTGCAGATTTTGGTGCTGCTAGGCGCTGGCGTGGGTGTGGCCTATGCGCTGGATCAGTGGGCTGGGCATGAGTTCCCCACGATTACCGCGCTGGCAATCGGCGGCTCTTTTTTGTCTTACATCTATTCAGCGCCACCGTTAAAACTGAAGCAAAATGGCTGGCTGGGCAACTATGCCTTGGGCGCGAGCTACATCGCGTTGCCTTGGTGGGCCGGACACGCCCTCTTTGGCGAACTCAATCTGACGATTGTCTTGCTCACCCTGTTTTACAGCTTGGCTGGACTGGGCATCGCGATTGTGAACGACTTCAAAAGTGTGGAGGGCGATCGCCAGCTGGGGCTCAAATCTTTGCCCGTGATGTTTGGCGTGGGCACCGCCGCGTGGATTTGTGTATTGATGATTGACCTGTTTCAAGGGGGCGTAGCAGCTTACCTGATGAGCATTCATCAAAACCTGTACGCGGTTATTCTGGTGCTGTTGATTATTCCGCAAATCACCTTTCAGGACATGTACTTTTTGCGAAATCCCCTGGAAAATGATGTGAAGTATCAGGCCAGTGCCCAGCCCTTTTTGGTGTTAGGTATGTTGGTCACGGGCCTTGCTTTAGGCCACTCGGCTTTGGTGTAA